The genomic window TGATAGTTGGCTCATTGGCATAAAAACTGGGGGTGCGCGCTTGTTGAGTTTATATAGCAGCATACTTAGTATCATCGACATGAATAAACTCAATACAACTAAAGCAACACCTATGGCATAAATCatctgaaaatattttttaaacttaGTATAAGTGGCGCTTTATTTGAATTTAGAAAAATGTCCTACCAGCCAATCTTCAAGACAACCGCATTTTGTATCTGTGTCCTGCGAACGCATTGATGGCACTTGATTTTGGTAATCTTTCAAGCATGTTACTAATTCTGTGAAGAATCTTCTGAATTCTCTGTTGACTTTTTCATTCAAAGTATCAAAAAAGTTTGCTCTGGTCATagcataaattttttcaaatttataaacttCATTTAACGCATATTTCaagatttttccaaagcttttTGAATCAGCAGAGTATGCACGTGCGTTAATATTATTTAAAGTTTTATAGAGCAGTGTTGCATTGGGCACAAATTTTTCTGTATATAATTGCTTTTTTACTGGATGACCTATTCTATTAAATTTGCATAGAAAAATATCTGCTTCAGGTATACCCGCGATGTAATATTGTTTCACGTATGCTAAGTATGGCGCGCTATCTTCTATGGCTAGCAAGACTGGCACATAACTTTCATACCATTTTTCCTGCAGTGTATCAGAGACAGTAAATTGATAATCTGTTATATTTAAGCGTGATATGCTGTTCTGTGGAATTTCATgtttaatatttgttaacaaattaTCTTGGATTTCGGCTGCTGGAAAATTGAACTCATTGCTGCTCGTAACTGAGAGGCATTCCAAAGGTATAGCTGTGGAGCTGAAGGCTTTGGTTGTAACAAGAGATCTAAGcaagttaaaaattttataaatacaatgaaaaCAAGTCGTATTAATCAGATGTTATTAAATATCTTaaaatggtattttttttttgaaatatttattcaccTGCTGCTAAATTCGTGACAAATTCCGGTATGAAGCACCATagtcaaaagaaaatgtaaaACTGCAAGCAGCGCTAGCACTGTAATCGATATGCAGCTCAAGAAATTAAAGctaggaataaaaaaaatgttttgttgttCAAAATTTAGTTTTACTAAAGCCCAAAATAGATGTGCAGAAGCTCTGCGTGCAGCATTGCTAGTTTTGCTGCTACTCCTTTGATTTGTGGGCCACGACTTAAGTCAAATTTTGAGCGATGCCTCTAAATTTTGAAGTCATAAAACTTGcgtttaattaaaaatgttatacATTACTAGCTGACAATGGTTTCAGTACGAACATCGACACTGAGGATGACGCAacgccgaaaccagtttgtctcgaaaccaaatttgacaagggatgacgtaaatcgttccaatatacatcgtttgCGCAAGACTCTGACATGCGCCTCGGTACTTTTCCATGTATGTAGAAACTACctaccatggcggaaccatacaagctTCCAGCAGCTTGacacacatacaaaaataaacaaaacttcaTTGCACTTTGTTCTTGTAATTCGATGGACTAACGCCAAAGCTGTATTGTATCTGTTGTTGATGtgtcaaattatattaaaaaagtaccaatcGGCTAATTTTCGGCCGTCatctgtatggttccgccatggtagCTACGTTCACTCACTTTGAATCCGAAATACGTTGAGTTTTCATTCAGCGTTATTCCGAATTAATAAATATCTAAACCAAGTATCGACCAGTTACCAATAAGATGATATCCCatcatatttcaggcagaaatccatgcaatataaGTTTGCGGTAGACAATGTCTACCGAGAGGTTCatcatcgaagagcatctacattatgtcggacagccaggcggccctgcgtgccttaCAATCCTACAAAATTACACTGTAAACCAACCTTACTACGCAGAAATTCTACACATCCATTTTGAGCCTAAGATTTCGTATGAATTCTTATACCATTTGATGATAAAATTCGCTTCTTCATAgtaattaaaaattgaaaatccGAGTGCCATAAAAAGCATATAGATAAGCTGGAATATACAAATTCTAGTAAATATATTTAGGGTATTCACGTCGCCTCGTTATCCAATTATCTGCTTGAAAATTATTGGTATTCAgtgtattttggtttttttagAAACTCAGTAAAATATATAACAACATAATTAGATAAGCTGCTAAGCAATTTAATGTGAATACCCCAattgttaaactttttttaattatattgacATATTATTACCGCTGCCGTTACGAAAACCATAGCCATAGCCACAAAAAGAATATATTTTTGTATGCAACGCTTTTCTTGCAAATCAGAATTGCTGTGAAATTTGTTTGTTAACTCCCTAAAGTGGCGCgctattaaaaaataatattatttttttaatttttttacttgtaATTCTATAACATATCGAAGGCTCAATGGAAGATCATCCCTGCTCGATAGTCACTTTGAAAACTATAACTTAAAGAATTTAAAGActcttgttctatttatagagctACAAAGAATTAATGTTGTCTCTTTGTATGAATTGGGCGGAggttgcccatattgctttttttgaatgtatgaaaacatttatttgcaacaactttacaaattatttaatttaatcttTAAAGAcgtctattttaaaattttaggtaAAAACTCGTAaacttgaaattttctttaaaagcGCGCTATCTTACAATCCAGCAGAATAGCACTCTATCTCAAAATTGGTTTCAAAAATGACCTATCTCAGCTGAAAACCCATTTCATATGTTTTGCGATAGCTTGTTTTTGCAACAAATTTCGAGATATGCCTCTCTCAAACAGAAATTTACAATGTAACACAAAATCTGAGATAGAGCGCTCAATCGTATCTAGGAGTAGAGTGTTTTTCAAACCGCCGCCAGGATGAAGTGATCTTCCATTAAGCCGTTGCTTTTTCTTTACCCATTAGTTGCGAATTTCCAAACTCCGCGAACTTGGGTTTAATTTTCGCAATCGattcttttattttagttataTTTGAATAAGCTTCTATTAAATAATTCAAGCACTCTTCTGTGTATTTATAATGGAAATTTAATGCACTCAGCTAGGGACAAATGATGAATCAATCgggaaatattaaaaaagttgAATTTCAATGCCACTTACGTGCCATACATTTAGGCCTTCTACCGCATGATAGAAGTTGCTTGTATTTTTAGATTCAATGGTCATATTggattgtaaaaaatttattccAATACGCATAAAATCTCGCAGAACTAAGaatttaaatgaaaattcataaattttgcaaaaattttgaaaaatccacgGCTGAATGGAAGATCACTCTGCCTCCACTGCGTGCTAGCTCTAACTCCGCAAATATTAAAGTATAGTAAGTTCCAGAAGTAAGTAGTTTACAGAACgtttaattaaagttttttttttttgagtaaagTTGTCTTGCAAACGCTTTTTAGAGACTACCTAAGCATATAGATCCCAATAAATTTTCAGCTGAGCTACAGTGCTATAAAATGCATTTTGTTATATGGCGGTATTTAACAAACCTCTCCGCTAGGACGatctttaaattaatttttttaggcGTAATATTCCTTTCAGCTAGTCTAGAATTCTACCCAAAACTTGAGAAGTTTAACTTCGAAAAATACAAAATCTGTAAAGAGCATTCTTTACAAAGTAAGCTTTCAAAAAGGCAGTCGAGGTAGGGCAATCTTCCactttccttatttttttttttatttttgtgtgtagCGATCACGAAAATAGCAATGGcaacttttatcaaatttcgtcaaaaattttttttctattttatataGTTTAACAttattcaattactagaggtttcttcttcaatgatgacagaactttgacactcccaaaatgaaaaatctggacgggttaattttacgaagtaaggaaaacggggaaaaATTCGATCCCCTtgagtgaaattgtagtagacaagtatctttggtagtatattagtagtgataataaatttgcaaatgccaaaagttttttggggaaataatacattttctactaaatatttcgtgaattgataaagttatgttggtttggtcattctttcagaagttgtttgaagaatgccgtacgttagaattttatttaaaaatgcactatcttaaatttgttttccaaaactccctacatgagcataagttcaatgcattttgtcataagagggagttaatgaaaagcattctgagatgaagtgttcttcaatctaattctaatatagggcggttttatgacaaatcctgaattgagaaatttttaaaaaatattttgatataggatgattttgaacaggcagacGACATGGGGTGATgtgctactcagcagccgcaatgaactgacaaaaacaaaaataaaagcaaatggcttattgtcttaggactttatattcctaccttgactttgacagaagagttaaactTTTGTGCGGTCGTGCTATACAGGGTGTATTCACccatttattctgaaatttcggaaaactctttttctttaagtgttcatggaagcgttccggataaaccgttaattttgaatatttggaatacgttcatttcatgctacctcacgaggtccgaatacgcataatattccaaatataaaccgctTCTCCAcactcttaaatggagacgaatgttccgaacatacggaattaatagaacagaaggtctaCTTTTAATGCGCgcgcaaaaatatcgagagaagtgtcaaaagacgcgtattgacctcgataacaataattcgaaggcggaaataaaaattttagctctttcaaaagatattgacgaaaacccgaaaaatgacccTGGGTTGCGTTGAGGGCCTTCAgacgagcttataaaaaattaccctggcagTTCTACCAATGAgctgggatcaaaattaaatgcatgcataatccctttgtacacaaaatctttttcagtgcacataaaaattgccaacttcaactgcaaatatctccggacagagatacaatttttcttttccgctttaggattattgttgtcgaggtctgcgtattagcagtcgactcctgttctagacttttacctgaataagttaacatgctcaatgggtacatttcgttatggcatctccattatttacttatgatatttttacgtgaatcgatttaaagtcgaggttttgacgttgaaccaggcatgcttaaccaacgaaccgatatcatttcgttacgatatttaacgttaataaacgaaacaaagtcatttcgtttcgtttattaacgttaagaacgtcaacttaacgaaatgattttgtttcgttttctgccatatcaaaacgaaatcaaatcgtttatgttgattactaatttcaaactatgctggcaaagctgattgatggcgcagtcattaaaggtgaaagcattagccaagctgattgcaacttctcTCAGGAATTTTGACAGcgcgaacatttctcagagtatttttgacattaccaccaacgaattacacaaacaaattacatggagtttgtttgtgtatgtccgctcgctgttaccaccttacggcttcaccatggctatagcattgccagcacaattcaaacacaaagtatcacgtttttcttaacgtttttaactttaacgaaagcttttcgtttcggttaaaaacgagatacaatttatcttgataatttctttatcgataatatttcgaagtgtttcaacggaaacggtggaaattttttgataaacgattagcttaacgttaaggtgcatccctgcgtTCAAcggatgaattttgaattggtttaggtttcgtatgttcacaggtttacgaaagtgcacgattccttgttgtccgtacttttcataaaacctatgttcagccaaactaatagatcatggcatagttaataaattcatcataaaatttaaaaaaatgtcctaaGGAATTATGCTGTTAAGTACTTTTCGGGTATTTGTAagctgattgcttcctatttctactaataatatttttcgaaaattttcaaagaaacaacacagttaacggatgtcaattcgatttgggagcaaaatggctgcaattgtcaaaaaatgtgtctgtcgagcaaagctcttgtgattgaatcatgatagtttaagaaaaaatttccataaaatttgaAACTGAAAATATTAGAGCTCTTAAAATATTCGAAAGACTCGATTAATCGACTTAGATTTTTGTACGCTTAATAATCGAATTTCACTATTGATTTATTTCAATCATTCGAATAATCGCAACACAGCGaatattcgattttcaaaatGGAATTTTGATTTGATATGAAgtgttcataaaaaaaaaaactgcatgaccacatatttcttctttgctagCTTGACGCCGGTGTAATCTAAAACGACCCCAGGAGTACCCCGAAATAGCCCCACGATCATCTGGAAATTACAACATATCGACCTCGAAGTGGCCCCGAAGAGCCACGAAATAATCTCCAATTGATCCCGATAATCCCAATAACCATCCTGATATGAGCCCGAATGTTTCCTTaaagccatcccgaaatgacaacgaaattGTTCCTTCAAAATTCCGaaattgaccgaaataatgccgAAGTGATCACGGAGGGCAACGCACTACTTACCCTACTACTCTGCTATATTCGTTTGTAGTAATTGTAAcagcgattattcgaataattaaCAACGAGAATTATTCGAATAATCAACTATGTACGATAATTCGATTTCACCTAACCGAACTCTGAAAACCGAATATTTCAGCATTCGAATAATTCAAACcttcaaatttaataaattttgaacATCTTATTAAGCGCAATGAATTTTTTGAGCATTTAATTTTGTAGCTCAGAAATCTCTTAATAGAAACttaaacaattttgtaaaatgcacttaaattttaaaattttttcgaacacaTTTTTGGGATTGGTGCGCATAATTTCAGTTGCAAAACTTAAagtagttttttcttaaattatcgaaaacaaaGAAGGAAGGATATAATGAACGaactttcataaaaattgccactgctattttagGGTTCGCTGCTGTATACTCACAATCATTTATTTCTATGCCCAGTTTAACCAGCTCATAGGAGATTTCTCGTAATATTGTTGTAGAATTTTTATAGAATAATCTATTCGCAAACAAATGTTTAAGCTGCTTAAAATTGGTTTGTTCGTTTTGTGCCATAATCTGC from Eurosta solidaginis isolate ZX-2024a chromosome 3, ASM4086904v1, whole genome shotgun sequence includes these protein-coding regions:
- the LOC137245866 gene encoding uncharacterized protein; amino-acid sequence: MGEYHYEGDCGINNLAMQLSSWTFSEFEIDELPNGYVKNDDFGPRVAKYDWFELLEKFAVWIAFLTIAGLAAVIGSFWLCSRIKGLHCCGQTKHRVCRCLVTLLLILLLLPLIAGLYLSSRANHLLRKYNNEQQHHGSLKTLDQNHLDDYKSIEGLTNTTFQDNYKNNMMDFLKELDRAVAKELIEWQQIMAQNEQTNFKQLKHLFANRLFYKNSTTILREISYELVKLGIEINDFLRDFMRIGINFLQSNMTIESKNTSNFYHAVEGLNVWHLSALNFHYKYTEECLNYLIEAYSNITKIKESIAKIKPKFAEFGNSQLMARHFRELTNKFHSNSDLQEKRCIQKYILFVAMAMVFVTAALIYMLFMALGFSIFNYYEEANFIIKCFNFLSCISITVLALLAVLHFLLTMVLHTGICHEFSSRSLVTTKAFSSTAIPLECLSVTSSNEFNFPAAEIQDNLLTNIKHEIPQNSISRLNITDYQFTVSDTLQEKWYESYVPVLLAIEDSAPYLAYVKQYYIAGIPEADIFLCKFNRIGHPVKKQLYTEKFVPNATLLYKTLNNINARAYSADSKSFGKILKYALNEVYKFEKIYAMTRANFFDTLNEKVNREFRRFFTELVTCLKDYQNQVPSMRSQDTDTKCGCLEDWLMIYAIGVALVVLSLFMSMILSMLLYKLNKRAPPVFMPMSQLSKINDCAEPMTACATSAAAGAASAPLTDTIHIDDQVPSKDCVVNIKGDE